From one Neofelis nebulosa isolate mNeoNeb1 chromosome 4, mNeoNeb1.pri, whole genome shotgun sequence genomic stretch:
- the TCAF1 gene encoding TRPM8 channel-associated factor 1 isoform X1, whose translation MATPSAAFEALMNGVTSWDVPEDAIPCELLLIGEASFPVMVNDMGQVLIAASSYGRGRLVVVSHEDYLVEAQLTPFLLNAVGWLCSSPGAPIGIHPSLAPLAKILEGSGVEAKIEPEVKDSLGVYCIDAYNETMTEKLVKFMKRGGGLLIGGQAWDWANQGDDERVLFTFPGNLVTSVAGVYFTDNKGDTSFFKVSKKMPKIPVLVSCEDDLSEDRDELLHGISELDISNSDCFPSQLLVHGALAFPLGLDSYHGCVIAAARYGRGRVVVTGHKVLFTVGKLGPFLLNAVRWLDGGRRGKIVVQTELRTLSGLLAVGGIDTSIEPHLTSDASVYCFEPVSDVGVKELQEFVAEGGGLFVGAQAWWWAFKNPGVSPLARFPGNLLLNPFGISITSQSLNPGPFRTPKAGIRTYHFRSTLAEFQVIMGRKRGNVEKGWLAKLGPDGAAFLQIPAEEIPAYMSVHRLLRKLLSRYRLPVATRENPVINDCCRGAMLSLATGLAHSGSDLSLLVPEIEDMYSSPYLRPSESPITVDVNCNNPGTRYCWMSTGLYIPGRQIIEVSLPEAAASADLKIQIGCHTDDLTRASKLFRGPLVINRCCLDKPTKSITCLWGGLLYIIVPQSSKLGSVPITVKGAVHAPYYKLGETSQEEWKRRIQENPGPWGELATDNIILTVPTANLRTLENPEPLLRLWDEVMQAVARLGAEPFPLRLPQRIVADVQISVGWMHAGYPIMCHLESVQELINEKLIRTKGLWGPVHELGRNQQRQEWEFPPHTTEATCNLWCVYVHETVLGIPRGRANIALWPPVREKRVRIYLGKGPNVKNWNAWTALETYLQLQEAFGWEPFIRLFTEYRNQTNLPTDNVDKMNLWVKMFSHQVQKNLAPFFEAWAWPIQKEVATSLAYLPEWKENIMKLYLLTQMPH comes from the exons ATGGCGACTCCCTCTGCTGCCTTTGAGGCCCTTATGAATGGAGTGACCAGCTGGGATGTCCCCGAAGATGCCATCCCATGTGAACTGCTTCTCATTGGAGAGGCCTCCTTTCCGGTCATGGTGAATGACATGGGCCAGGTCCTCATTGCTGCCTCCTCCTATGGCCGAGGCCGCCTGGTGGTGGTGTCCCACGAGGACTACTTGGTAGAAGCCCAGCTCACTCCCTTTCTCCTCAATGCAGTGGGTTGGCTTTGTTCTTCCCCTGGGGCTCCCATTGGCATACACCCGTCCCTGGCACCCCTGGCCAAAATCCTTGAGGGTTCTGGGGTAGAGGCGAAGATTGAGCCTGAAGTGAAAGACTCCCTGGGGGTTTACTGCATTGATGCCTACAATGAAACCATGACAGAAAAGTTGGTCAAGTTTATGAAACGTGGAGGGGGCTTGCTCATTGGAGGCCAGGCCTGGGACTGGGCCAACCAGGGCGATGATGAAAGGGTGCTTTTCACGTTCCCTGGCAACCTCGTGACCAGTGTGGCCGGCGTGTACTTCACTGACAACAAAGGGGACACAAGTTTCTTTAAAGTCTCCAAGAAGATGCCCAAGATCCCAGTCTTAGTTAG CTGTGAGGATGACCTCTCCGAGGACAGAGACGAGCTCCTGCACGGGATTTCAGAGCTGGACATCAGCAACTCAGACTGCTTCCCATCCCAGCTGCTGGTGCACGGGGCTCTGGCCTTTCCCCTGGGGTTAGACTCCTACCATGGCTGTGTCATAGCGGCTGCCCGCTACGGCCGGGGCCGGGTGGTCGTGACCGGCCACAAGGTATTATTCACCGTTGGCAAACTGGGCCCCTTTCTGCTCAATGCCGTGCGCTGGCTGGACGGGGGCCGCAGAGGCAAGATCGTGGTGCAGACAGAACTGAGGACACTGAGCGGCCTGCTCGCAGTGGGGGGCATAGACACCAGCATCGAGCCCCATCTGACCAGCGACGCGAGTGTCTATTGCTTTGAACCCGTGAGCGATGTGGGGGTCAAAGAGCTGCAGGAGTTCGTAGCAGAGGGCGGGGGACTGTTCGTTGGAGCCCAAGCCTGGTGGTGGGCCTTCAAGAACCCTGGAGTGTCCCCTTTGGCTCGGTTCCCAGGAAACCTCCTCCTCAACCCCTTTGGCATCAGCATCACAAGCCAGAGCCTCAATCCGGGGCCCTTCCGTACTCCTAAAGCAGGGATCAGGACCTATCACTTCCGCTCCACTCTGGCCGAGTTCCAGGTCATAATGGGCCGGAAGAGAGGGAATGTGGAAAAGGGCTGGCTGGCAAAGCTGGGGCCGGACGGGGCTGCTTTCCTCCAGATCCCCGCAGAGGAGATCCCTGCCTATATGTCTGTGCACCGGCTCCTGAGGAAACTGCTGAGTCGCTATCGGCTCCCGGTAGCAACGCGAGAGAACCCCGTTATCAATGATTGCTGCAGGGGTGCTATGCTCTCCCTGGCCACTGGTCTGGCCCACTCGGGAAGCGACCTCTCTCTGTTAGTGCCAGAAATCGAAGACATGTACAGCAGCCCCTATCTGCGCCCCTCGGAATCTCCTATCACCGTTGACGTCAACTGCAACAATCCAG GCACCAGATACTGCTGGATGAGCACCGGGCTCTACATTCCTGGAAGGCAGATCATAGAGGTCTCGCTGCCTGAAGCTGCTGCCTCTGCTGATCTGAAG ATACAGATTGGCTGCCACACGGATGACCTGACCAGAGCCAGCAAGCTGTTCCGAGGCCCGCTCGTGATCAACCGGTGCTGCTTGGACAAGCCCACGAAGTCCATCACCTGCCTCTGGGGCGGCCTCCTCTACATCATCGTGCCTCAGAGCAGCAAACTGGGCTCCGTGCCCATCACTGTGAAGGGGGCTGTGCATGCCCCATACTACAAGCTAG GGGAGACCTCGCAGGAAGAGTGGAAGAGGCGTATCCAGGAGAATCCAGGTCCCTGGGGAGAGCTGGCTACGGACAACATCATCCTGACCGTGCCAACCGCCAATCTCCGTACCCTGGAGAACCCTGAGCCATTGCTTCGCCTCTGGGATGAGGTGATGCAGGCTGTGGCGCGGCTGGGGGCCGAGCCCTTCCCTTTGCGTCTGCCCCAGAGGATCGTCGCCGACGTGCAGATCTCAGTTG GCTGGATGCACGCAGGGTACCCCATCATGTGCCATCTGGAGTCTGTGCAGGAGCTCATCAATGAGAAGCTCATCAGAACCAAGGGGCTGTGGGGCCCCGTCCACGAGCTCGGCCGTAACCAGCAACGGCAGGAGTGGGAGTTCCCCCCGCACACCACGGAGGCCACCTGCAACCTGTGGTGTGTTTATGTGCACGAGACGGTCCTGGGCATCCCTCGAGGCCGTGCCAATATTGCTTTGTGGCCTCCGGTTCGGGAGAAGAGGGTCCGAATCTACCTGGGCAAGGGTCCCAATGTGAAAAACTGGAATGCGTGGACCGCCCTGGAAACATATCTCCAG CTACAGGAGGCCTTTGGGTGGGAGCCGTTCATCCGTCTCTTCACTGAGTACAGGAACCAGACCAACTTGCCCACAGACAATGTTGACAAAATGAATCTG
- the TCAF1 gene encoding TRPM8 channel-associated factor 1 isoform X2 gives MATPSAAFEALMNGVTSWDVPEDAIPCELLLIGEASFPVMVNDMGQVLIAASSYGRGRLVVVSHEDYLVEAQLTPFLLNAVGWLCSSPGAPIGIHPSLAPLAKILEGSGVEAKIEPEVKDSLGVYCIDAYNETMTEKLVKFMKRGGGLLIGGQAWDWANQGDDERVLFTFPGNLVTSVAGVYFTDNKGDTSFFKVSKKMPKIPVLVSCEDDLSEDRDELLHGISELDISNSDCFPSQLLVHGALAFPLGLDSYHGCVIAAARYGRGRVVVTGHKVLFTVGKLGPFLLNAVRWLDGGRRGKIVVQTELRTLSGLLAVGGIDTSIEPHLTSDASVYCFEPVSDVGVKELQEFVAEGGGLFVGAQAWWWAFKNPGVSPLARFPGNLLLNPFGISITSQSLNPGPFRTPKAGIRTYHFRSTLAEFQVIMGRKRGNVEKGWLAKLGPDGAAFLQIPAEEIPAYMSVHRLLRKLLSRYRLPVATRENPVINDCCRGAMLSLATGLAHSGSDLSLLVPEIEDMYSSPYLRPSESPITVDVNCNNPGTRYCWMSTGLYIPGRQIIEVSLPEAAASADLKIQIGCHTDDLTRASKLFRGPLVINRCCLDKPTKSITCLWGGLLYIIVPQSSKLGSVPITVKGAVHAPYYKLGETSQEEWKRRIQENPGPWGELATDNIILTVPTANLRTLENPEPLLRLWDEVMQAVARLGAEPFPLRLPQRIVADVQISVGWMHAGYPIMCHLESVQELINEKLIRTKGLWGPVHELGRNQQRQEWEFPPHTTEATCNLWCVYVHETVLGIPRGRANIALWPPVREKRVRIYLGKGPNVKNWNAWTALETYLQLQEAFGWEPFIRLFTEYRNQTNLPTDNVDKMNLWVKMFSHQVQKNLAPFFEAWAWPIQKEVATSLAYLPEWKENIMKLYLLTQM, from the exons ATGGCGACTCCCTCTGCTGCCTTTGAGGCCCTTATGAATGGAGTGACCAGCTGGGATGTCCCCGAAGATGCCATCCCATGTGAACTGCTTCTCATTGGAGAGGCCTCCTTTCCGGTCATGGTGAATGACATGGGCCAGGTCCTCATTGCTGCCTCCTCCTATGGCCGAGGCCGCCTGGTGGTGGTGTCCCACGAGGACTACTTGGTAGAAGCCCAGCTCACTCCCTTTCTCCTCAATGCAGTGGGTTGGCTTTGTTCTTCCCCTGGGGCTCCCATTGGCATACACCCGTCCCTGGCACCCCTGGCCAAAATCCTTGAGGGTTCTGGGGTAGAGGCGAAGATTGAGCCTGAAGTGAAAGACTCCCTGGGGGTTTACTGCATTGATGCCTACAATGAAACCATGACAGAAAAGTTGGTCAAGTTTATGAAACGTGGAGGGGGCTTGCTCATTGGAGGCCAGGCCTGGGACTGGGCCAACCAGGGCGATGATGAAAGGGTGCTTTTCACGTTCCCTGGCAACCTCGTGACCAGTGTGGCCGGCGTGTACTTCACTGACAACAAAGGGGACACAAGTTTCTTTAAAGTCTCCAAGAAGATGCCCAAGATCCCAGTCTTAGTTAG CTGTGAGGATGACCTCTCCGAGGACAGAGACGAGCTCCTGCACGGGATTTCAGAGCTGGACATCAGCAACTCAGACTGCTTCCCATCCCAGCTGCTGGTGCACGGGGCTCTGGCCTTTCCCCTGGGGTTAGACTCCTACCATGGCTGTGTCATAGCGGCTGCCCGCTACGGCCGGGGCCGGGTGGTCGTGACCGGCCACAAGGTATTATTCACCGTTGGCAAACTGGGCCCCTTTCTGCTCAATGCCGTGCGCTGGCTGGACGGGGGCCGCAGAGGCAAGATCGTGGTGCAGACAGAACTGAGGACACTGAGCGGCCTGCTCGCAGTGGGGGGCATAGACACCAGCATCGAGCCCCATCTGACCAGCGACGCGAGTGTCTATTGCTTTGAACCCGTGAGCGATGTGGGGGTCAAAGAGCTGCAGGAGTTCGTAGCAGAGGGCGGGGGACTGTTCGTTGGAGCCCAAGCCTGGTGGTGGGCCTTCAAGAACCCTGGAGTGTCCCCTTTGGCTCGGTTCCCAGGAAACCTCCTCCTCAACCCCTTTGGCATCAGCATCACAAGCCAGAGCCTCAATCCGGGGCCCTTCCGTACTCCTAAAGCAGGGATCAGGACCTATCACTTCCGCTCCACTCTGGCCGAGTTCCAGGTCATAATGGGCCGGAAGAGAGGGAATGTGGAAAAGGGCTGGCTGGCAAAGCTGGGGCCGGACGGGGCTGCTTTCCTCCAGATCCCCGCAGAGGAGATCCCTGCCTATATGTCTGTGCACCGGCTCCTGAGGAAACTGCTGAGTCGCTATCGGCTCCCGGTAGCAACGCGAGAGAACCCCGTTATCAATGATTGCTGCAGGGGTGCTATGCTCTCCCTGGCCACTGGTCTGGCCCACTCGGGAAGCGACCTCTCTCTGTTAGTGCCAGAAATCGAAGACATGTACAGCAGCCCCTATCTGCGCCCCTCGGAATCTCCTATCACCGTTGACGTCAACTGCAACAATCCAG GCACCAGATACTGCTGGATGAGCACCGGGCTCTACATTCCTGGAAGGCAGATCATAGAGGTCTCGCTGCCTGAAGCTGCTGCCTCTGCTGATCTGAAG ATACAGATTGGCTGCCACACGGATGACCTGACCAGAGCCAGCAAGCTGTTCCGAGGCCCGCTCGTGATCAACCGGTGCTGCTTGGACAAGCCCACGAAGTCCATCACCTGCCTCTGGGGCGGCCTCCTCTACATCATCGTGCCTCAGAGCAGCAAACTGGGCTCCGTGCCCATCACTGTGAAGGGGGCTGTGCATGCCCCATACTACAAGCTAG GGGAGACCTCGCAGGAAGAGTGGAAGAGGCGTATCCAGGAGAATCCAGGTCCCTGGGGAGAGCTGGCTACGGACAACATCATCCTGACCGTGCCAACCGCCAATCTCCGTACCCTGGAGAACCCTGAGCCATTGCTTCGCCTCTGGGATGAGGTGATGCAGGCTGTGGCGCGGCTGGGGGCCGAGCCCTTCCCTTTGCGTCTGCCCCAGAGGATCGTCGCCGACGTGCAGATCTCAGTTG GCTGGATGCACGCAGGGTACCCCATCATGTGCCATCTGGAGTCTGTGCAGGAGCTCATCAATGAGAAGCTCATCAGAACCAAGGGGCTGTGGGGCCCCGTCCACGAGCTCGGCCGTAACCAGCAACGGCAGGAGTGGGAGTTCCCCCCGCACACCACGGAGGCCACCTGCAACCTGTGGTGTGTTTATGTGCACGAGACGGTCCTGGGCATCCCTCGAGGCCGTGCCAATATTGCTTTGTGGCCTCCGGTTCGGGAGAAGAGGGTCCGAATCTACCTGGGCAAGGGTCCCAATGTGAAAAACTGGAATGCGTGGACCGCCCTGGAAACATATCTCCAG CTACAGGAGGCCTTTGGGTGGGAGCCGTTCATCCGTCTCTTCACTGAGTACAGGAACCAGACCAACTTGCCCACAGACAATGTTGACAAAATGAATCTG